In the Euphorbia lathyris chromosome 5, ddEupLath1.1, whole genome shotgun sequence genome, one interval contains:
- the LOC136229891 gene encoding uncharacterized membrane protein At3g27390-like: MAMTGAIFSPFVFLVIAFGDTGVVIVNLVHLHLRTNKFGAYMKCLLILLVPIPIAIWSVIGVAGSAIMGVGYGFIWPVMETFKAISKEGSISIKLFRCFTDGTWTSVLGACTVVRDFADFSVHSYFSVMDGLLESKEDEDPIELKVSQMPGCILAAILGILVDAPVITIIVMYKSPVLLFKGWNQLIQDLIGRSGPFLETVCVPFAGFWILLWPIVVLLATLAGIISSVGFGCFAAVVAYQESSTKRGLLYVIASVSVFDEYTNDLLYLKEGSCFPRPKYRKRVSSDSSLLPVKKLHEQLEGARVGFGESFMRTPAENATSLNTATIWDSFFKTFEDIGKELLRNEAIQISDLDAWRNSKTNIINIGIPAYAFLECFLRSIKSKSSGFILRNNVEITSVNRPEGRVFDWLYEPMCIMKEQIKGLNLNKAEELYFYKHCLYGGDAARIESWLNDGVPPQDPIKRAQLEGLSRRLQGFCLTLSRLPTSRRRFFEVLKAIENEAKDLNSHANEDIEAAT; encoded by the exons atGGCAATGACAGGAGCTATTTTCAGTCCTTTTGTGTTTCTGGTAATTGCTTTTGGAGATACTGGTGTTGTCATAG ttaatcttGTTCATCTTCATCTCAGAACAAACAAGTTTGGGGCATACATGAAATGTCTCTTGATTTTACTAGTTCCAATACCAATAGCAATATGGAGTGTTATTGGTGTTGCTGGAAGTGCAATTATGGGTGTTGGATATGGTTTCATTTGGCCTGTCATGGAGACATTCAAGGCTATCAGTAAGGAAGGTTCAATTAGCATCAAGCTCTTTAGATGTTTTACA GATGGGACGTGGACTAGTGTTCTCGGGGCATGCACTGTTGTCCGCGATTTTGCAGATTTTTCAGTCCACTCTTACTTCTCTGTTATGGATGGGCTGCTCGAGTCCAAGGAGGATGAAGATCCCATTGAATTAAA GGTTTCTCAGATGCCAGGTTGCATTCTGGCAGCAATTCTAGGAATACTTGTTGATGCGCCTGTTATTACCATAATCGTTATGTACAAATCGCCTGTACTACTGTTTAAAGGATGGAACCAGCTTATACAAGATCTTATAGGAAGATCAGGCCCCTTTCTGGAAACTGTCTGTGTTCCTTTTGCTGGATTTTGGATTCTGTTGTGGCCTATTGTGGTTCTGCTAGCAACACTGGCTGGCATAATTTCAAGTGTCGGCTTTGGCTGTTTCGCTGCAGTTGTTGCCTATCAG GAAAGTTCTACCAAGAGGGGATTGCTTTATGTGATTGCTTCTGTATCTGTATTTGATGAGTACACTAATGATTTACTCTACCTGAAAGAAGGTTCCTGTTTTCCCAG GCCCAAATATCGTAAACGAGTTAGCTCCGATTCTTCATTGCTTCCTGTAAAGAAACTGCACGAACAGCTCGAAGGTGCTCGTGTTGGTTTCGGTGAATCATTTATGAGGACTCCTGCTGAAAATGCAACTTCACTCAATACTGCAACT ATATGGGATAGCTTCTTTAAAACATTTGAAGACATTGGGAAAGAGCTTCTAAGGAATGAAGCTATCCAAATTTCTGATCTTGATGCCTGGCGAAACTCGAAAACAAACATAATCAACATTGGAATTCCTGCATATGCGTTTCTCGAGTGCTTCCTTCGCTCGATTAAGAGCAAATCAAGCGGCTTCATCCTTC GCAATAATGTGGAGATAACAAGTGTGAACAGACCAGAAGGGCGGGTTTTCGATTGGCTCTACGAGCCAATGTGCATCATGAAAGAGCAGATCAAGGGTCTAAACTTAAACAAAGCTGAAGAGTTATACTTCTACAAACACTGCCTGTATGGTGGCGATGCAGCACGAATAGAATCTTGGTTGAACGATGGCGTTCCCCCGCAGGATCCGATTAAAAGAGCTCAGTTGGAGGGTCTTAGTAGAAG ATTGCAAGGCTTTTGTTTGACACTATCAAGGCTTCCGACGTCAAGGCGCCGCTTCTTTGAAGTGTTGAAAGCTATTGAAAATGAAGCAAAGGACCTTAACAGCCATGCCAATGAAGATATAGAGGCAGCTACATAA
- the LOC136230269 gene encoding cytochrome P450 CYP82D47-like isoform X2 yields the protein MDSLLLQWFLTLIFTFLALLFCFFFYQSKGATTSGHRLPQAGRAWPVIGHMHLFGSNQLIHKTLSSMADKYGPIFTIKIGSHRVLTVNTWETARECLTSHDRNFSDRPIIAASKLLGYNLSMFGFSPYGPYWREMRKIATVELLSAHRIDMLKHIRVSEVQIAIRQIYKTWINGGSKESGVEVEMKQWFGDLTSNVALIMVGGKRYFGPDSDMEEGEARRCQKVMRDFGFLFGVFVLSDSIPFLGWLDLNGYEKRMKKTARELDILIEGWLKEHKQKRLLKGKEKREQDFMDVMLSILEDDKVSGFDADTINKSTCLNLILAASDTTMVTLTWALSLLLNNEQEMKKAKEELDIHVGKDRNVDETDINNLIYLQAIVKETLRLCPPVPVIGLRSSMEDCTLASGTRLMVNAWKIQRDERVWSDPDKFQPERFNSIHKEMDIKGQNFELIPFGSGRRSCPGITLALRVVEFTLATLLHSFDVSKISSEDVDMTESPGLTNLKATPLQVLLLPRLHSSLYGL from the exons ATGGactctcttcttcttcaatgGTTTTTAACCTTGATCTTCACCTTCCTTGCCCTTCTATTTTGCTTCttcttttatcaatcaaaaggAGCTACTACTAGCGGCCACAGATTGCCTCAGGCAGGCAGAGCTTGGCCTGTAATCGGACATATGCACCTCTTCGGCAGCAATCAGCTAATTCACAAAACATTATCATCCATGGCAGACAAGTATGGACCTATTTTCACTATAAAAATAGGTTCACATAGAGTATTAACAGTGAACACTTGGGAAACTGCAAGAGAATGTTTGACTTCACATGATAGAAATTTTTCTGATAGACCAATTATTGCTGCTTCAAAACTTCTAGGCTATAACTTATCCATGTTTGGATTTTCCCCCTACGGACCTTACTGGCGAGAGATGCGAAAAATAGCAACAGTAGAGCTTCTATCAGCTCACCGGATTGATATGCTGAAGCATATAAGAGTTTCAGAAGTGCAGATTGCAATAAGGCAGATTTACAAGACTTGGATTAATGGAGGAAGCAAAGAAAGTGGAGTTGAAGTTGAAATGAAACAGTGGTTTGGAGACTTGACAAGTAATGTTGCTCTTATAATGGTTGGAGGGAAGAGGTATTTCGGACCGGATTCTGATATGGAGGAAGGAGAAGCAAGGAGATGTCAAAAGGTTATGAGAgattttggttttttgtttGGGGTTTTTGTGTTGTCTGATTCTATACCATTTCTTGGTTGGTTGGATTTGAATGGATATGagaaaagaatgaaaaaaacTGCTAGAGAATTGGATATTCTGATTGAAGGATGGTTAAAGGAACATAAACAGAAGAGATTGTTAAAGGGGAAGGAGAAGAGGGAGCAGGATTTCATGGATGTAATGCTTAGTATCTTGGAAGATGATAAAGTTTCAGGTTTTGATGCAGATACCATTAACAAGTCAACTTGCCTG AATTTGATATTAGCAGCAAGTGACACAACAATGGTAACCCTGACATGGGCATTATCATTATTACTCAACAATGAACAAGAGATGAAGAAGGCCAAAGAAGAGCTGGACATCCATGTTGGCAAAGACAGGAATGTAGATGAAACTGATATCAATAACTTAATCTATCTCCAAGCTATTGTCAAAGAAACACTGCGCCTATGCCCTCCAGTTCCTGTAATTGGTCTTCGTTCTTCAATGGAGGACTGCACTCTTGCATCAG GCACACGGTTAATGGTTAATGCCTGGAAAATACAGCGTGACGAGCGAGTTTGGTCGGATCCAGACAAGTTCCAGCCAGAGAGATTCAATAGTATCCACAAGGAGATGGATATAAAAGGGCAGAACTTTGAATTAATCCCTTTTGGATCAGGAAGAAGGTCTTGCCCTGGAATCACATTGGCACTTCGAGTAGTGGAATTCACATTGGCTACATTGTTGCATAGTTTTGATGTTTCTAAGATATCAAGTGAAGATGTGGATATGACTGAGAGCCCTGGTTTGACTAACCTCAAAGCTACCCCTCTTCAAGTTCTCCTCCTCCCACGTCTTCATTCCAGCCTCTATGGATTGTAA
- the LOC136230269 gene encoding cytochrome P450 CYP82D47-like isoform X1 gives MDSLLLQWFLTLIFTFLALLFCFFFYQSKGATTSGHRLPQAGRAWPVIGHMHLFGSNQLIHKTLSSMADKYGPIFTIKIGSHRVLTVNTWETARECLTSHDRNFSDRPIIAASKLLGYNLSMFGFSPYGPYWREMRKIATVELLSAHRIDMLKHIRVSEVQIAIRQIYKTWINGGSKESGVEVEMKQWFGDLTSNVALIMVGGKRYFGPDSDMEEGEARRCQKVMRDFGFLFGVFVLSDSIPFLGWLDLNGYEKRMKKTARELDILIEGWLKEHKQKRLLKGKEKREQDFMDVMLSILEDDKVSGFDADTINKSTCLNLILAASDTTMVTLTWALSLLLNNEQEMKKAKEELDIHVGKDRNVDETDINNLIYLQAIVKETLRLCPPVPVIGLRSSMEDCTLASGYHVPAGTRLMVNAWKIQRDERVWSDPDKFQPERFNSIHKEMDIKGQNFELIPFGSGRRSCPGITLALRVVEFTLATLLHSFDVSKISSEDVDMTESPGLTNLKATPLQVLLLPRLHSSLYGL, from the exons ATGGactctcttcttcttcaatgGTTTTTAACCTTGATCTTCACCTTCCTTGCCCTTCTATTTTGCTTCttcttttatcaatcaaaaggAGCTACTACTAGCGGCCACAGATTGCCTCAGGCAGGCAGAGCTTGGCCTGTAATCGGACATATGCACCTCTTCGGCAGCAATCAGCTAATTCACAAAACATTATCATCCATGGCAGACAAGTATGGACCTATTTTCACTATAAAAATAGGTTCACATAGAGTATTAACAGTGAACACTTGGGAAACTGCAAGAGAATGTTTGACTTCACATGATAGAAATTTTTCTGATAGACCAATTATTGCTGCTTCAAAACTTCTAGGCTATAACTTATCCATGTTTGGATTTTCCCCCTACGGACCTTACTGGCGAGAGATGCGAAAAATAGCAACAGTAGAGCTTCTATCAGCTCACCGGATTGATATGCTGAAGCATATAAGAGTTTCAGAAGTGCAGATTGCAATAAGGCAGATTTACAAGACTTGGATTAATGGAGGAAGCAAAGAAAGTGGAGTTGAAGTTGAAATGAAACAGTGGTTTGGAGACTTGACAAGTAATGTTGCTCTTATAATGGTTGGAGGGAAGAGGTATTTCGGACCGGATTCTGATATGGAGGAAGGAGAAGCAAGGAGATGTCAAAAGGTTATGAGAgattttggttttttgtttGGGGTTTTTGTGTTGTCTGATTCTATACCATTTCTTGGTTGGTTGGATTTGAATGGATATGagaaaagaatgaaaaaaacTGCTAGAGAATTGGATATTCTGATTGAAGGATGGTTAAAGGAACATAAACAGAAGAGATTGTTAAAGGGGAAGGAGAAGAGGGAGCAGGATTTCATGGATGTAATGCTTAGTATCTTGGAAGATGATAAAGTTTCAGGTTTTGATGCAGATACCATTAACAAGTCAACTTGCCTG AATTTGATATTAGCAGCAAGTGACACAACAATGGTAACCCTGACATGGGCATTATCATTATTACTCAACAATGAACAAGAGATGAAGAAGGCCAAAGAAGAGCTGGACATCCATGTTGGCAAAGACAGGAATGTAGATGAAACTGATATCAATAACTTAATCTATCTCCAAGCTATTGTCAAAGAAACACTGCGCCTATGCCCTCCAGTTCCTGTAATTGGTCTTCGTTCTTCAATGGAGGACTGCACTCTTGCATCAG GATACCATGTCCCTGCAGGCACACGGTTAATGGTTAATGCCTGGAAAATACAGCGTGACGAGCGAGTTTGGTCGGATCCAGACAAGTTCCAGCCAGAGAGATTCAATAGTATCCACAAGGAGATGGATATAAAAGGGCAGAACTTTGAATTAATCCCTTTTGGATCAGGAAGAAGGTCTTGCCCTGGAATCACATTGGCACTTCGAGTAGTGGAATTCACATTGGCTACATTGTTGCATAGTTTTGATGTTTCTAAGATATCAAGTGAAGATGTGGATATGACTGAGAGCCCTGGTTTGACTAACCTCAAAGCTACCCCTCTTCAAGTTCTCCTCCTCCCACGTCTTCATTCCAGCCTCTATGGATTGTAA